The window GGTCGGGGTCTGGTCGATCGATTGCTCAAAAGCGCCGATCGCCACATGCGATCCAAAATCCGGTTGCGGCGCCCGAACGACCTATGAAATGCCGCCGTCCAGGGTGCCGATGATCAAGAACGTCGTCGGCACGCTGATCCCAGGCGTCGGGAAAAGCTTTGAAACGATCATCGAAACGGCCACCCGGATCGCCGACGACAAATTAAGAATCACTTCGGTGCAGGTAGGGGTGCCCGGCGAAGTGATCAAATTGGCCTGGTTTCGGCAACCCGGCGAACGTTGGGAGACCGTCTTCGTGAAAGCAGGAAGCAAATACAGGGTTTATTCGGCGCAAAGCGAAGACGGCAGGAAGATTTCCGCGCGAGATGGGTTCATGTACGCGCCGCCACCCGATACAAAATATGATGCGATACCGACGAATTGGGTACGCATGGAAAAAGAAACGCCGCTGTTTGAGAGGTGCCCCAACTGATCGCGAGGCCGGCCGCGCACGGGATTGCTAATCACTCTCCAGCACGATCGAATGAACATGCCGGCCGTAGTCCGGCTCTTTCAGGTGCACCGAGCGGCGGTAGCTGAAAAACCGCTCGTCGGAATAGGTGTCGGCGCCGGTGTCGTCGATCATCAGCACGCCGGCATTTTCGAGCCGCATCCGGATGAAGCCGGCGAGATCGAACATCGAATGGCCCTCGCGCGCGGCGGGGATGAAGAACATTCCATTTTCCGCGTCGGCCTCCAAAAAACGTTCGACGAATTCGCTGCCGACTTCATACGAGTGTTGGCGGATCAGCGGCCCGATCGCGGCGACGATGCCGGTGCGTTCGGCGCCGAGCTTTTCCATGGCGTCGACGGTGGATTCCACAACGCCGGTCAGCGCGCCTTTCCATCCGGCATGCGCGGCACCAATGACCCGCGCGCTCGGATCGGCGAGCAGGATCGGGCCGCAGTCGGCCGCGGAGGCGCCGATGGCGAGACCTTCGGTCCGCGTCACGATGGCGTCGGCGAGCGGCCGCGACGTTCCTTGCCAGGGGCCCGTGGCCACCGCGACATCGGGCGAATGGGTCTGATGCGCGCTGAGAAAACGCGTTTGCTCAACGCCCATCGCCTCCGCCATCCGGCGGCGGTTTTCCGCAACCTTGGCCGGATCGTCCTTTGAGCCGATGCCACCATTGAGGCTTTGATAGATGCCGTCCGAGACGCCGCCCTCGCGCGTGAAGAAAGCGTGGCGCAGACCAGGGATGGCTGAGAGCAGCGGGGAAGCCAGTCTCATGGAAGCTCGGCCTTCGTTTCCTGCTCGTCGGCAAACCCCGCCACCGAGGTGAGGTTGGGTTCGGAGACCGCCATTACCTTGAACATCGAGCCCATGCCGCCTCGGCCGGTGCCGATCAGCCGCTTCAGCGCGCTGGAGATGTCCTCGGAAACCTCGTGCGATGCCTTGGCCATCAGCGTCACCGCGCGGGTTTCGATGCCGAGCCGCTTCAAGAAATCGCCCTGCGGCACCGGGCCATGGACGCGCGCACCGATATCCTCGCTGGCGCGCACCAGCGATTGGAAATCGACATGCGCGGTGACGTCGGCCTGGCCGGGATTTTTCAGCGGATCGGCAAAACTGTGGCGGGCGATGGCCTGGAACGTATCGCCGGCGTCGCTGCGCAAATGGCCGTAGTCGATGATCAGCGCCGCGCCGTCCTGGTCGCGCACCCTGGAGGCGATCTTCATGATCTCGGCGTCGGGCCGCCACTCGAACACGGCGCCGATCGGGGCCGCGCGCACGAGCGGCGGCAGCAGCACCTCAAAACGGGGGATCGGATCAGTGGCGACACCGAACTCCAGCTTGCCGTGGCTGTCGAGCTCCACCACGCGCTCGTGCCAGCCGTTCTCGCGCCTCACCACCTGGTGGACCGGCAGCACGTCGAAATACTCGTTGGCGAAAATGACCGCGGGACCATCGGGGACGTCATCGATACTGTCGTGCCAGGCGATGTTGCGCACGCCCGACAGCGTCGATCTTTGCTTCTCGCGCAGCACCGGGTTGATCTCGACCAGATGGACGCTGAGCGATTGATAGAGCGGCGGCAACACCCGAAGCGCGCGCAGCGCATCCGCCATCAAGGTGCCGCGGCCGGGTCCGAGTTCGATCAGGCGCAACAGCTGCGGCGAGCCGATCGCCTTCCACACCGAGGCCGCCCACAGCCCGAGCAATTCGCCGAACATCTGGCTGACTTCGGGCGCGGTGGTGAAATCGCCCTCGCGTCCCAAGGGGTCACGCGAGACGTAGTAACCGAATTTCGGATGCGTCAGGCACAGCTCCATATAGCGCCAGACCGGCATCGGCCCGGACGTCTTGATCAGCTTCTTGAGCTCGGACTGCAGCGGCGAATATTCGGTCACGGCCTTCCCTCGGCGGGTACTTGCTTCGGATGGTTGCGGCGCCATGCCATCACAATAAGGACGGCCCCCGCAATCACCATCGGCACCGACAGCAGCATACCCATGGTCAGGCCGCCCCACAAAAATCCGAGCTGCGGGTCGGGCTCCCGGAAGCATTCGCCGGTAATGCGGGCCAATCCGTACAGCGCGATAAAACTGCCGAGGATCAGGCCCGGCCGCCGCAGGGCGCCGAGGCGGATCATCACCGCCAGGATGGTAAACAGCAGGATTCCCTCGAGTCCCGCCTCGTAGAGCTGGCTCGGATGGCGCGGCAGCGGCCCGCCATTGGGAAATACCATTGCCCAGGGCAGGCTGGGATCGGCCGGCCGGCCCCACAATTCGCTGTTGATGAAATTGGCGAGACGCCCGAGAAACAGCCCGATCGGCCCGACCGCGGTGGTGATATCGCCGAGCGAGAGGATCGGAAGCTGGTTCTTGCGGCAAAACCAAATCACCGCGGCGACGCAGCCCAGAAAGCCGCCATGAAACGACATGCCGCCTTTCCAGAGTTCAAAAATCTCGGCGGGATGCGCGACGAAGAACGACAGATTGTAGAACAGCACATAGCCGGTGCGGCCGCCGAGGATGATCCCGACCGTGACCCAAAGAATAAAATCGTCGAGCTGCGGAAGCGTGATCGGCGCCGGCCCGCCCCATAATTTCTCGTTCTTGAGCAGCGAGCGCGCGTAAATCCAGCCCAACACGATGCCGCCGATATAGGCCAGCGCATACCAGCGGATCGCGATCGGCCCGATCGCAATCGCGATCGGATCGAAGACCGGAAAGGCAATGGTCAGGAAAGGCATCGATGATCTGCAGGTGCGGACCACGTTCCGGCAATTCTAATGTTGCTCGAAGCGATTTTGGCTATTGAGCAAGCGGTATGCATTTGGCTTCTACCTCTAGGCGTGAGTCTATTTCTATTGTCGCGTAATTGCCCACATCGGGTCTCGGACGGTCCAATGCGGCAACATCTATGTATCTTGTACCCTTGAACGTATGGTCTGAGTATTTATGAATATGACCGAAAATGTGCAAAAGCGTTCCAGGTAGTTCCTGGCTCAACCGACTCAGGCGTTCATGCGTTATGATTATACATTTTTGGGGATCAGTCCCCGCTTCTCTCATAGCGTTGCTGACGCCTTGCCGGTTTAATCTGAGGGCCTCACTCTTCGCCAGTTGACGCTGTGCGATATATTTTTGGTAGGCTTTAGTCCGCCGAGTTTTGCTAATGGATGGGATATCATTCTTTAGCGCCGCGATAACATCTGCGTTATCAGCTTCGATTTGTCGATGAAGCTTTCCGTAGATCGGATTCATCCCCCAGTTTGTGGGGCATCCACTGAAGCCCGTGAAGCTGAGCTTACCTATTTGGACCATATTCGAATGAATGAGATGGCAGTTGCGTCCAAAAGACGATTTGTACGTTAGTTCATGGTCCCAATTTCCATAAACATACAGGATTGGGCATTTGAACGTGGAAAGAATTTTGAAAAAGTCTGGGGCACTGTTGCTGCCTATGTCGCCAGCAACAACGATTGCGTCGAAGGAGTTTTCTTCTTGCGCTCGCAGCTTCCTGACGGCCATCAAATTGTGATGAACGTCTGAAAAAGCTAGCAACCTCATTCGTGTCTCGACAGATTGCGGCGATAGAGCGCCAACAGCCGTTCCCAGTGCCGCTCGGCGGCGTCGCGGTGGTAAACCGGGCGTTTTGGGAATGCAAAACCGTGATGGGTGCCGGGATAGATCTCGACCTCGGCTTTGGCATCGCCGTCCTTCATTCCCTGCTTTACCTTCTCGATGATCTCCATCGGCGCGTAAACATCGGTTTCCGCGCAGCCGAAATAGAGCTCGGCTTTTGTCTTCTTTCCGGCGAGATGCGGGCTGTCGGGCTGGTCGGTCGCCAGATGCGTTCCATAGATCGAGGCGGCGGCTTTTACCCGCTCCGGAAAATGCGTCGCCGCGTTGATCGCATAGCGCCCGCTCATGCAGTAGCCGACGGCGCCGACAATGTTCGCGCGCGCCGCCGGTTGGCTATCGGCGTAAGCGAGCAGCGCGCGCGTGTCCTCCATCACCAAGGGAATATTGATCGAGTTCATGTATCCGAACATGCGCTTGCGCTCGGGCGCTTCCGGGTCCGGAGGGATAGGCCCGAGTTCCATCACGCCGGAGCGGTAATACAGGTTCGGCAGCATCACGTAATAGCCCGACGTGGCGAGCCGCCGCGCCATGTCGCGCAGTTCCTCGCGGATCGCCGGCGCGTCCATGTAGAAGATGATGACGGGAAAGGGTCCGCCGCGCTCGGGATGGCTGATGAAGGTGGTGGTGTGGCCGTCCTTGGTCGGAATTTCGATCTGCTGGTCGATCATGGCGTTTCTTCTCGCTTGGCTGTTTCCCAGTGTTTTTGCGTTGGCACCGATACGATTGCAAGGAAACCGGAGCATGACAAGGCAACGGGCCTTTTGGTGGCCAAGTCCGGTGGGGCCAAGTCCGGTGGGGCCAAGTCCGGTGAGGCCAAGTCCGGCCTTGAACCGCGCCGCCGGGATCGCCATTGTCTAGCTGCCAGCGCGCAGGGAAGCGGAGAATTTTGAGATGACCCAGACCAGCAATCGGTTCTTCGACGAGATCGGGCGCCTGATGAACGACGCCGCCGGCGCCGCCCAGGGTGTCAAGCGCGAGGTCGACACGGTGGTCCGCAATCAGGCCGAAAAAATCCTGCGCGACCTCGACGTCGTCAAGCGCGAGGAATTCGAGGCGGTCAAGGACATGGCCCGGCTGGCGCGCGAGGAAAACGAGGCGCTGAAGGCGCGGATCGCGGCACTTGAGGCCAAACTCGGCGTCTCGCCGACGGCACCGGATGCTGGCAGCCTGAAGACGGGCGGCTGATCGCCTTCGCTCGAGATGGGAAAAGCCAGCAGCTGTGATCTACCAATCATCGCCTTCCAATCGCGACAGGCATGGGACGCGTGGCTGACCGCACAGCCAGCCCGGTCGAAGGGCCTGTGGCTGAAGCTCGCGAAGAAGTCATCCGGGGTAGCAAGTGTCTCAAGACAGGAGGCGGTCGATACGGCGCTTTGCTATGGCTGGATCGATGGCCAGCTTGACAGTTTCGACGACAAATATTGGCTGATCCGCTTCACCCCGCGTCAGCCCAGGAGCATATGGTCGGAGAAAAACCGCGCCCGGGCGCTTGAGCTGATCGAACTGGGGCGGATGCGGCCGGCGGGATTGAACGAAATCGAACGCGCCAAAAAGGATGGGCGCTGGAGCGCCGCCTACGCGGGGCAAAGCACGGCCCAGGTTCCCGATGATCTCCGCGCCGCCCTGGAGAAAAGAGGTAAGGCAAAGAAATTCTTCGAAACGCTCGACAGCAGGAATCGCTACGCGATCCTGCATCGTATCCACAACGCCAAAAAGACCGAGACGCGGATCGCCCGTATCGAGAAATTCGTCACGATGCTGGCGGAGGGCAAGACCATCTACCCGTTGAAATCCAGCCTTTGAGGGAGCCTCGGCCGGGGGCGAGCCCGGCCGTGACGAAATTTGAGGGCCGTAGCCCCCAAATCCCCTCAGAAAAATCCCCGCATTTCCTTGTCATTTCCGCACTTTGCGGCTAGAACGCCGCCACGTCCGCAGCCCCCGCACCCCTGGAGGCTTGCTGTGGAGTGGAAACGGGCCGCGATGCGGCCCATAACTTTTTAGAAAACAAGGACTTAAGCGAATGGCGACCGTCAAGGAATTGAAGGCGACCGCACGTCCGAAGAGCGGCAAGGGGGCCGCCCGGGCAGAGCGTCGCGCCGGGAGAGTGCCCGGAGTGATCTATGGTAACAACCAGCCCCCCACGACCATTTCGGTCGACGATGCCGAGTTGCGCCAGCGCATCCTGGCCGGCCGGTTCCTGACCACGATTTACGACATCGATCTGGAGGGCAAGAAGCACCGCGTGATTCCGCGCGACTTCCATCTCGATCCGGTGCGCGATTTTCCGATCCATGTGGATTTCATGCGGCTCGGCGAAGGCGCCACCATCCGGGTCAGCGTTCCCCTGCACATCATGAATGCGGAAACTGCGCCGGGCGTGAAGCGCGGCGGCACCGTCAACATCGTCACCCACACCATCGATCTGGAGTGCTCGGTCGACAACATTCCGCAATATGTCGACGCCGACGTCAGCGGTCTGGAAATCAGCTACTCGCTGCATCTGTCCGACATCAAGCTGCCGCCGGGCGTGAAGGCGCTGTTGCGTGAAGACGTGACGCTGGTGACCATCGTGCCGCCGTCCGGCTACGCCGAAGAAATGAAGGCCGCTGCGGCTGCCGCCGCGGCCGGTCCGGCCGCAGCTGCGGTGCCCGGTGCGGCGGCTCCGGCGGCCGGCGCCGCTGGCGCTGCACCGGCCGCGCCCGCGGCAGGGGCTGCGGCTCCCGCGGCCGGTGCGAAGGCTCCGGCGGCTGGCGCCAAGGCGCCCGCCGGCGGTGGCGACAAGAAGAAGTAATCGAGCGCGGGATGCCGCGTCATGCGACTTTTCGTTGGCCTCGGCAATCCCGGCGCGAAATACGCCAATAACCGGCACAATATCGGCTTCATGGCCGTCGATGAGATCGCGCGGCGTCATGGTTTTGCACCCTGGCGCCGCCGCTTTCAGGGCGCGACCGCGGAAGGCGCGCTCGATCATGAGCGGGTGGTATTGCTGCGCCCGGCGACCTTCATGAATGATTCCGGGCGTGCGGTGCAGGAGGCCGCGAACTTCTTCAAGCTCGCGGCCGGCGAGATCACCGTGTTTCAGGATGAACTTGAACTGCCGGCTGCCAAGGTGCGGGTCAAAGTCGGCGGCGGCATTGCCGGCCATAACGGGCTTCGTTCGGTGTCGTCGCATATCGGCAACGATTATCGCCGGGTGCGGATCGGGATCGGCCATCCCGGCATCAAGGAACTGGTGCACGGCCACGTGCTGTCCGACTTCGCCAAGGATGATCGCGCCTGGGTCGAAGCGTTGCTCGAAGCGATCGCCGATAACGCCGGACTGCTCGCCACGGGTCGCGACTCGACGTTTGCGAACAAGGTGCATCTGGCGATGCAGGCCAAGGGATTTTTCGACAAGGACGACGGCAGCGCGCCTTAACGCGCCGGTTACGACGAACGTCTCGTTTTCGTCATGCCCGGCCTTGTGCCGGGCATCCACGTCTTCCTTGCGGCTGGAAGAAACAAGACGTGGATGGGCGGGACACAGGCGAGCGGAAGCGACGCCGTCCTTCGGACGGCTATGCCCGGCCATGACGAAGATAGAATGTTGAGGATAAGATGGGATTCAAATGCGGTATCGTCGGATTGCCCAATGTCGGCAAGTCGACGCTGTTCAATGCGCTGACGGAGACGGCGGCTGCGCAAGCGGCGAACTATCCGTTCTGCACCATCGAGCCGAATGTCGGTGAGGTCGCGGTGCCCGACCCCAGGCTCGACAAGCTCGCGGCGATCGCCAAATCCGCGCAGATCATCCCGACCCGCCTGACCTTTGTCGATATCGCAGGTCTTGTGCGCGGCGCCTCGAAGGGCGAGGGCCTCGGCAACCAGTTTCTCGCCACTATCCGCGAGGTCGATGCGGTCGCACATGTGGTGAGGTGTTTTGAGGATTCCGACATCACCCATGTCGAAGGCAAGATCGCGC is drawn from Bradyrhizobium lablabi and contains these coding sequences:
- a CDS encoding class I SAM-dependent methyltransferase; its protein translation is MTEYSPLQSELKKLIKTSGPMPVWRYMELCLTHPKFGYYVSRDPLGREGDFTTAPEVSQMFGELLGLWAASVWKAIGSPQLLRLIELGPGRGTLMADALRALRVLPPLYQSLSVHLVEINPVLREKQRSTLSGVRNIAWHDSIDDVPDGPAVIFANEYFDVLPVHQVVRRENGWHERVVELDSHGKLEFGVATDPIPRFEVLLPPLVRAAPIGAVFEWRPDAEIMKIASRVRDQDGAALIIDYGHLRSDAGDTFQAIARHSFADPLKNPGQADVTAHVDFQSLVRASEDIGARVHGPVPQGDFLKRLGIETRAVTLMAKASHEVSEDISSALKRLIGTGRGGMGSMFKVMAVSEPNLTSVAGFADEQETKAELP
- the pgeF gene encoding peptidoglycan editing factor PgeF translates to MRLASPLLSAIPGLRHAFFTREGGVSDGIYQSLNGGIGSKDDPAKVAENRRRMAEAMGVEQTRFLSAHQTHSPDVAVATGPWQGTSRPLADAIVTRTEGLAIGASAADCGPILLADPSARVIGAAHAGWKGALTGVVESTVDAMEKLGAERTGIVAAIGPLIRQHSYEVGSEFVERFLEADAENGMFFIPAAREGHSMFDLAGFIRMRLENAGVLMIDDTGADTYSDERFFSYRRSVHLKEPDYGRHVHSIVLESD
- the lgt gene encoding prolipoprotein diacylglyceryl transferase, whose product is MPFLTIAFPVFDPIAIAIGPIAIRWYALAYIGGIVLGWIYARSLLKNEKLWGGPAPITLPQLDDFILWVTVGIILGGRTGYVLFYNLSFFVAHPAEIFELWKGGMSFHGGFLGCVAAVIWFCRKNQLPILSLGDITTAVGPIGLFLGRLANFINSELWGRPADPSLPWAMVFPNGGPLPRHPSQLYEAGLEGILLFTILAVMIRLGALRRPGLILGSFIALYGLARITGECFREPDPQLGFLWGGLTMGMLLSVPMVIAGAVLIVMAWRRNHPKQVPAEGRP
- a CDS encoding YdeI/OmpD-associated family protein, with the protein product MGKASSCDLPIIAFQSRQAWDAWLTAQPARSKGLWLKLAKKSSGVASVSRQEAVDTALCYGWIDGQLDSFDDKYWLIRFTPRQPRSIWSEKNRARALELIELGRMRPAGLNEIERAKKDGRWSAAYAGQSTAQVPDDLRAALEKRGKAKKFFETLDSRNRYAILHRIHNAKKTETRIARIEKFVTMLAEGKTIYPLKSSL
- a CDS encoding dienelactone hydrolase family protein, which gives rise to MIDQQIEIPTKDGHTTTFISHPERGGPFPVIIFYMDAPAIREELRDMARRLATSGYYVMLPNLYYRSGVMELGPIPPDPEAPERKRMFGYMNSINIPLVMEDTRALLAYADSQPAARANIVGAVGYCMSGRYAINAATHFPERVKAAASIYGTHLATDQPDSPHLAGKKTKAELYFGCAETDVYAPMEIIEKVKQGMKDGDAKAEVEIYPGTHHGFAFPKRPVYHRDAAERHWERLLALYRRNLSRHE
- a CDS encoding 50S ribosomal protein L25/general stress protein Ctc, with product MATVKELKATARPKSGKGAARAERRAGRVPGVIYGNNQPPTTISVDDAELRQRILAGRFLTTIYDIDLEGKKHRVIPRDFHLDPVRDFPIHVDFMRLGEGATIRVSVPLHIMNAETAPGVKRGGTVNIVTHTIDLECSVDNIPQYVDADVSGLEISYSLHLSDIKLPPGVKALLREDVTLVTIVPPSGYAEEMKAAAAAAAAGPAAAAVPGAAAPAAGAAGAAPAAPAAGAAAPAAGAKAPAAGAKAPAGGGDKKK
- the pth gene encoding aminoacyl-tRNA hydrolase, with the protein product MRLFVGLGNPGAKYANNRHNIGFMAVDEIARRHGFAPWRRRFQGATAEGALDHERVVLLRPATFMNDSGRAVQEAANFFKLAAGEITVFQDELELPAAKVRVKVGGGIAGHNGLRSVSSHIGNDYRRVRIGIGHPGIKELVHGHVLSDFAKDDRAWVEALLEAIADNAGLLATGRDSTFANKVHLAMQAKGFFDKDDGSAP
- a CDS encoding accessory factor UbiK family protein; this translates as MTQTSNRFFDEIGRLMNDAAGAAQGVKREVDTVVRNQAEKILRDLDVVKREEFEAVKDMARLAREENEALKARIAALEAKLGVSPTAPDAGSLKTGG
- a CDS encoding metallophosphoesterase family protein; this encodes MRLLAFSDVHHNLMAVRKLRAQEENSFDAIVVAGDIGSNSAPDFFKILSTFKCPILYVYGNWDHELTYKSSFGRNCHLIHSNMVQIGKLSFTGFSGCPTNWGMNPIYGKLHRQIEADNADVIAALKNDIPSISKTRRTKAYQKYIAQRQLAKSEALRLNRQGVSNAMREAGTDPQKCIIITHERLSRLSQELPGTLLHIFGHIHKYSDHTFKGTRYIDVAALDRPRPDVGNYATIEIDSRLEVEAKCIPLAQ